The genomic region ATCCGGTCGAGGTCGGACTCGTCGAAACGGTAACGCTCGCCACAGAACTCGCAGGTCACTTCGGTTCCGTGCTGCTCTTTCTTCATGGAGGTCAGCTCTTTGTTTCCCATGGAGAGAAGGACGCGCTCGATACGTTCGCGGCTGCAACTGCAGGCAAACCCTATGCTCCTCTTCTCCAGCACGTCGTAGGGTATCCCGGAAAGAAGCTGCTCCAGGATCTGTTCCGGCGTCCCCCCCTTGTGCAGCAGCTCGCTCAAAGGCGGCAGTTGTTCGATCCGCGTCATAAGCTCTTCGACCACCAGGGGATCGACCGGCGGCACGGCCTGGATCAGGAAACCTCCGGCTGCGGCGACGGTCCCATCCTGTTCGATGAACTCGGCGATCCCTACGGCGGAAGGTATCTGCTCGCTTTCCACCAGATAGAGGGCCAGGTCCTCGGCGATGCCGCTGGTGTAGAGCTGCACGGTGCCGCGGTAAGGCTCTTTGAGCCCCAGGTCCTTGGCGACGGTGAGAAATCCGGCACGACCTAGCGCGTTGTTCACGTCCAGCGACCCGTCCGCCCGCAGCAGGTGGACCTTCGGGTCCCCGACATAGCCGCGCACGCTGCCGTCGCTGTCTGCCTCGATGACGATCTTCTTGAGGGGGCCGTTCCCTTCGAAGCGCATCGCTACCCGCTGACCGGTCTTCAACATGGCGCCCATGAGCGCGCCAGCGGTTATCCCTCTTCCCAGAGCCGCCGTGGCGGTGGGGAGGGTGTCGTGACGTTTGCATATCTCGCCGACGGTAGCGGCAGTGACACAGGCAAGGGCCCTTACGCTCCCGGATTTGGCTATCGCACGAACTAGATAATCGGTCATAGTACTACCCCCACCCTTCCTACTATTTCACCCTTCCTGAGCCAGAGCTCCTTGAGGGTTATGTAATCCCAGATGCTGATCCCCTTCACCCGCTGCGCGAAGAGTTCCGCCAGCCGCGGCACCCGCGCGAGGTCGCAGATGATGAGATCCCCCGTGGCGGAGAGGAAAGGGATACGTTCCACCACCTTCCTGGTGAGCCAGTCGAAGTCTACCGGGGCGACGTGATCCAGCTTCAGAAAGGCGCACTTCCTGGCGCTGCTGAATTCCATCCCCTGGATGGAGAAGGTGGCGGAAAAAGCGATGGAGGGGAGCAGCCGCTTCTTCATCTTCCCGGCGATCTCGCCATAGCCGTCGAAGAGGGCGATGCTGAACTCCTGGATCTCGTCGTCGATCAGCTTGTTCAGGAACTCGCGCTGCAGGTACGCCTGGGTGATGCGGAACTCCCGCCGTACCAGGAGGTCCTTGAGACTTTGCTCCTGGACCAGCTCCATGAAGGCGGGATCGTTAAGCCTGTCGTTGATCCGCTCCTTGATCTTGTCGAAGATCCCCATCTCTAGACCAGCCCGGCGCTGTAGTTGAACTCGGAGGCGGCATGGACCGCGACCCCTTTGCGGTACGCCTCCAGCGCCCTTTCACGCTCCTGCGGCTGCAAATGCGACAGGTCGAGGAGGAAGCTGCCGCAACCCATCTGGCGCAGCTCGCTTCTGTACTGGGTGAGCGCGAACGGGGTCTGGGCCGTAACCACGGTCAGGTGGTCCTTGACCTTCACCGAGTAGAGATCGCCGCGGTCGGAGGCAAGCGGCGCATCGCCTTTGATCTCCTTGATGGCTATCTTGGAGGTGATCACCGGCACGGGCGCGTAGAGCAGGACTCCACGTTCTATCTTCAGGTCGCTCGCCAGAAGCTGCCCCATGTTGGCCCGGTCATCCTCTATATATAGCGTCGCACGCTTCACCCCCAGCTCCTGCCAGGACAAAAGCGCCTGGCTGTTCAGCGAAAAGAGCCGGTAGTCGGTGTTCAACTCGGCATCGGCACCCTTGAAGAGCTGGAACTGGGACAGGTTGGTGAGCTCGAAGCGCTTGAAGCCCCCCCGCATGATCGTCTCCACCGCGTCGCGGTAAAAGGGAAGTTCCGCCTCGAAGATGATGAAGGGGAGCTGCCAGATCACCTTGTCCTCACCACCTTTGAGCTTCCTGGCGAACCCCATGAACTGGTGCATGTTCGCCTTGGAGACCGGGAGGATGACCGTGTCTACCAGGTCGCGGTGCAGTTCGTGCCAGTCGCGTACCTGCTCGATCTTGACGGCAAGCTCCTCCTTCCCCCTGGACGGCGCGGGTTTCTGGCGGACCAGGGAGGCAAGCGCCTCTTCCCTGCCGCGGGCGCTTCTTTGCTTCAAAGCACCCAGCGACGCCTCCGCAAGCCAGGTGTAGAAGTTGCGCCGGATCTCCTTCAACCTGGGAGGGGGGATCATGATCGCCGGAAAATCGGGCGCCGAAAGTGAGGCGAGGGTGAACTGGGTGTCGCCGCATTTGGAGAACTGCGCCCGGAGCACGCCTTCCATGTCGCTGCTGCGGGAGGGCTCCAGCGTCCCCAGCTCGAACTGGGTGGCGAAGTTCTGCCCCAGCACCTCGGCATCTATATGCAGTGACTCATCCCGGTGCGACAGCTTGAGCCTGCAGGGGATGCTGTCACCCTTGGCACCCTCAAGCCTTTTGAAGCAGGCGTTCTCGCTCATGGTAAAGGCGGTTTCCGACGAGACCTTGAAGACCGAGTCCCCCAGCTTGAACGGGAAGGGGGACGGGGTGGAGACCAGGGTGTTCTCCTTCACGTTCATCACCTTCTTGCCGCCCAGGTAAAGCTCCTTGATGGTGAAGGCGCGCCCGGCCATGTCGGTCTTGGGCTGGACCCGGATACGGTCCCCCACGTGCAGGCGGTCACGGGTCTCGAAGCTGATACGGTTGCCGCGCATCTCGCGGATGTCGCCCAGGTAGCGGCCGGTCGCCCCCTTGATGGAGGGGGTGGAGATGTCGGTAGGGTTGTGCGAGGCAAGGAACCCCTTGGTCGGCACGCGGCCGAAGGAAAGCTTCAAGAGCGCCTTCGCCTCGGCGACGGCGGCTTCGTAGGACCCCTGCGGCGCGTCCAGCACCATGCGGTAGGCGCCGATGACGCTCGCCACGTACTCGGCGGATTTCATCCTACCCTCGATCTTCAGCGAGGCGACCCCCGCCTCGATCAACTGGGGGATCATCTCGATACTGGAGAAGTCGTTGGTGGAGAGGTAGTACCCTTCCTTTCCCTTGTGCTTGTACTGGCGGCGGCAGGGCTGCGCGCAACGGCCGCGGTTGCCGCTGTGCCCCCCGAGGAAGGAGGAGAAATAGCACTGGCCGGAGAAGGAGAAGCAGAGCGCACCGTGGATGAAGCACTCGATCTCGGCTTTGCTGGAAGCGACGATGGACTTGATCTCGTCGATATGCAGCTCGCGGGCGAGCACCACCCGCTCGAACCCCAACTCCTCTAGCTGGCGTACCCCCAAAGAGTTGTGGATGGTCATCTGGGTGGAGGCGTGCAGCGGGATGCCGGGGAAGAATTCGCGGGCAAGGCGCGCCACCGCCATGTCCTGCAGGATGACCCCGTCGACACGCATCGCTTCCAGGGCGGCCAGGTTGTCGATCAGCAGGGGGAGTTCCGCTTCCTTCACCAGCGTGTTCAGGGTGACGTAGGTCTTCTTCCCGAGGCTGTGCGCGTAGGCGGTCATGCGCTCCATCTGCGCCAGGGTGAAGTTCTTGGCCTTAGCCCGCGCCGAGAAGTCGCGCAGGCCGGCATAGACCGCGTCGGCCCCCTTCTCCATGGCGGCGAAAAACGCCTCCAGGGAGCCCGCGGGAGAGAGAAGTTCAGGTTTATTAACGGTAATTTTTTTCTCGTTCATTGACATCCGCCTAGAGTACCGGAAGGGTTGTGGCGGGTCAAGGAAGATGTCGGGAGAAGCCAGAAGCTAGGGGCTAGGGGCTAGGGGCTAGGGGCTAGGGGCTAGGGGCTGGGGGCTGGGGGCTGGGGGCTGGGGGCTGGAGTTGGAGGTTGGCGAGAGGGCCGGCTAGCAACCGGGGCACTCTCTCGCTATTTCTGCTGGGCAGGGACGTAGCGGTACATCCTGCGCTTCTTCGAGTAGTCGGCGAGTGAGAGAAGGTCGGATTGACTGATGGTCCAGATATCCCCTTCCTTTTGCAGCTTGATAGACTTGGTGAGGAATTGGGTGCCGGGGATGCTCCCCTCGAAGCCCAGGCGCGCACGGACGACTGCCTTTCGTTCCCCCTTCAGTGAGACTTCGGCCTCCTGCATTTTCTCCCAGCAGCAAGCGGGGCGGCGCGGGGCGTCGGAGAGCTTCCGTGCAAGCGTCTCTTCGCTCTCTTTCCCGCCGGAGGTGCGCCGGTAAAGCTCCTCGTAGCTGCCGTCGCGCCACAGGTCGAGGATCTTCTCGAAATCTCCCAGAACCTCGCGGGTGGACGCGGCGCTGCTTTGGGCTGCGCCTGCTGCGGTGGGCTTGCCCCTTTCCCTGGCGGCCAGCGAGAACAAAGGGAAGAGCAGCAGCAACAGGAAGAGCAGGGCGAATACGCGCATGGGGAGATCCTCCAAAGGAAACACCGGCTAATCATACCGTAACCGGTGTTTCCCGCCACAACGGGCAACTCCCCCTTCTCTCTTCCCAACCTGGAGTCGCGTAAGAACCCTTTTAATCGACCGCACTCTCACATGACAAAAATGTAATCTTCGTGCAATCTTCAGGCAACGCTTGCTCCTGTATGTTTTTGAACGCCCACGGGCAATACCCATCAGAGGTTACCAAACATGCCGCAGCGCCGACCGGGTCTCATCACCCTCGTCTCGATCACCTTTATA from Citrifermentans bremense harbors:
- a CDS encoding peptidase U32 family protein; this translates as MNEKKITVNKPELLSPAGSLEAFFAAMEKGADAVYAGLRDFSARAKAKNFTLAQMERMTAYAHSLGKKTYVTLNTLVKEAELPLLIDNLAALEAMRVDGVILQDMAVARLAREFFPGIPLHASTQMTIHNSLGVRQLEELGFERVVLARELHIDEIKSIVASSKAEIECFIHGALCFSFSGQCYFSSFLGGHSGNRGRCAQPCRRQYKHKGKEGYYLSTNDFSSIEMIPQLIEAGVASLKIEGRMKSAEYVASVIGAYRMVLDAPQGSYEAAVAEAKALLKLSFGRVPTKGFLASHNPTDISTPSIKGATGRYLGDIREMRGNRISFETRDRLHVGDRIRVQPKTDMAGRAFTIKELYLGGKKVMNVKENTLVSTPSPFPFKLGDSVFKVSSETAFTMSENACFKRLEGAKGDSIPCRLKLSHRDESLHIDAEVLGQNFATQFELGTLEPSRSSDMEGVLRAQFSKCGDTQFTLASLSAPDFPAIMIPPPRLKEIRRNFYTWLAEASLGALKQRSARGREEALASLVRQKPAPSRGKEELAVKIEQVRDWHELHRDLVDTVILPVSKANMHQFMGFARKLKGGEDKVIWQLPFIIFEAELPFYRDAVETIMRGGFKRFELTNLSQFQLFKGADAELNTDYRLFSLNSQALLSWQELGVKRATLYIEDDRANMGQLLASDLKIERGVLLYAPVPVITSKIAIKEIKGDAPLASDRGDLYSVKVKDHLTVVTAQTPFALTQYRSELRQMGCGSFLLDLSHLQPQERERALEAYRKGVAVHAASEFNYSAGLV
- the hslO gene encoding Hsp33 family molecular chaperone HslO, whose amino-acid sequence is MTDYLVRAIAKSGSVRALACVTAATVGEICKRHDTLPTATAALGRGITAGALMGAMLKTGQRVAMRFEGNGPLKKIVIEADSDGSVRGYVGDPKVHLLRADGSLDVNNALGRAGFLTVAKDLGLKEPYRGTVQLYTSGIAEDLALYLVESEQIPSAVGIAEFIEQDGTVAAAGGFLIQAVPPVDPLVVEELMTRIEQLPPLSELLHKGGTPEQILEQLLSGIPYDVLEKRSIGFACSCSRERIERVLLSMGNKELTSMKKEQHGTEVTCEFCGERYRFDESDLDRILNEIEKQEV